Proteins encoded by one window of Hafnia alvei:
- a CDS encoding AEC family transporter, whose amino-acid sequence MSWETWSFAFGVTVPNLLMLLLGVVLRRFRLLDDAFCDGATRLVFNLSLPCLLFFSIATNHSTLGNNLAFVVYGGVATVVSFLLLELVALKLVKEPRERGIFVQGGFRANTAIVGLAYCASAYGSEGVAVGSMYMAVTVILFNVLSVVTLTRTLSSDGQQKISWGKILRGVITNPLIIGIVLGLCYSLTKLPVPEVLSSTGKFISAMALPLALLCTGASIDWHAMFSSSNVAGYSSAAKLIAVPVLMTLGGWLFGFRGVTLGVIFLFTSTPTAAASYVMTRAMGGNATLAANIIAITTVGSFFTTALGLYFLRGWGVI is encoded by the coding sequence ATGTCGTGGGAGACGTGGAGTTTTGCCTTTGGTGTTACGGTGCCCAATTTATTGATGCTGCTACTGGGCGTTGTGCTGCGTAGGTTTCGTCTATTGGATGATGCTTTCTGCGATGGTGCAACCCGTCTGGTTTTCAATCTCTCACTTCCTTGCTTACTCTTTTTCAGCATTGCGACCAATCATTCGACGCTCGGCAATAATTTAGCTTTTGTTGTTTATGGGGGCGTGGCAACGGTGGTGAGTTTCTTGCTGCTGGAATTAGTTGCGCTCAAATTGGTAAAAGAGCCGCGTGAGCGAGGTATTTTCGTTCAGGGGGGCTTTCGTGCGAACACCGCCATCGTGGGGCTGGCCTATTGCGCTAGCGCATACGGCAGCGAAGGCGTTGCCGTTGGGTCGATGTATATGGCTGTAACGGTGATCTTGTTTAACGTGCTTTCCGTGGTGACGTTGACCCGAACATTGAGTTCGGACGGCCAGCAGAAAATCAGCTGGGGTAAGATTTTACGCGGGGTGATCACTAACCCGCTGATCATCGGCATTGTTCTTGGCCTATGCTATTCGCTGACCAAACTACCGGTTCCAGAAGTCTTATCCTCGACTGGGAAATTTATTTCAGCGATGGCGCTACCGTTGGCGCTGCTGTGCACCGGAGCCAGTATCGATTGGCATGCTATGTTTAGCTCTTCTAACGTGGCGGGCTATTCTAGTGCGGCTAAGTTAATTGCCGTTCCGGTGCTTATGACGTTGGGCGGCTGGTTGTTCGGATTTCGCGGTGTGACATTAGGGGTTATTTTCTTGTTCACCTCTACGCCAACCGCCGCAGCTAGCTACGTGATGACGCGAGCGATGGGCGGAAACGCGACCCTAGCGGCGAATATTATTGCGATTACTACCGTAGGATCTTTTTTCACCACGGCGCTGGGACTTTATTTTCTACGCGGCTGGGGGGTTATTTAG
- a CDS encoding MalY/PatB family protein, with the protein MYNFDEIIDRSVDKCRKWDYDYVCSRFGAVPKDFIPMWIADMDFKSPPEVIAGLRQIVEHGTFGYTYCFDEFYQAVINFQAKQHNADIAREWITLTYGTVSTLHYTIQAFCNAGDAILMNTPVYDPFALAAERQKVRVIANPLVAVNQRYQLDFEKLEQQIKEHQPKLYLFCSPHNPSGRIWTAAEIRRVSELCQKYQVILVIDEVHAEHILHGTFINALNEGCAHADNLILLTSPNKAFNLGGLKTSYSIIPNEQLRARFRQQLEKNSITSPNMFGVWGLIYAYTQGLDWLKALNTYLAENERYLYEFISERLPTLKMMRTESSYLAWIDVSATGMNAYDFTHQLAHETGVVVEDGTHYVQNGEHYIRINFGTPKALIEQAMARLEDFVQRHSA; encoded by the coding sequence ATGTATAATTTTGATGAGATTATCGATCGTAGCGTTGATAAATGCCGCAAGTGGGATTATGACTACGTCTGCTCACGCTTTGGGGCTGTGCCAAAAGATTTTATTCCCATGTGGATTGCGGACATGGACTTTAAATCGCCTCCGGAGGTCATCGCAGGACTGCGCCAAATCGTGGAGCATGGTACTTTCGGCTATACCTATTGCTTTGATGAGTTCTATCAGGCCGTCATCAATTTTCAAGCTAAGCAGCATAATGCTGATATTGCACGGGAATGGATCACGCTGACCTATGGTACGGTCTCAACTCTGCATTACACCATTCAGGCATTCTGCAACGCAGGCGATGCCATTCTCATGAACACGCCGGTGTACGATCCTTTCGCATTGGCGGCAGAGCGCCAAAAAGTACGCGTCATAGCTAATCCTTTGGTCGCCGTCAATCAGCGCTATCAACTCGATTTTGAAAAATTAGAGCAGCAGATAAAAGAGCATCAGCCAAAACTTTACCTATTTTGCTCACCGCACAACCCATCGGGAAGAATTTGGACGGCGGCGGAGATCCGTCGAGTCTCTGAGCTTTGCCAAAAGTATCAGGTGATTTTAGTTATTGATGAAGTTCACGCTGAACATATTCTGCATGGTACGTTTATCAATGCATTAAATGAAGGTTGTGCGCATGCAGACAACCTTATTCTGCTTACCTCGCCCAATAAGGCCTTTAATCTCGGCGGGCTTAAGACTTCCTATAGCATTATTCCCAACGAACAATTGCGTGCACGTTTTCGTCAGCAGTTAGAGAAAAACTCGATTACCTCGCCGAATATGTTCGGGGTATGGGGATTAATTTATGCCTATACGCAAGGATTAGATTGGCTCAAAGCGTTGAATACCTACTTAGCTGAAAACGAACGCTATCTCTATGAGTTTATAAGTGAGCGCCTACCAACATTAAAGATGATGCGCACCGAATCATCGTATCTCGCCTGGATTGACGTTAGCGCAACAGGGATGAATGCCTATGACTTCACTCATCAACTGGCTCATGAAACCGGCGTAGTTGTCGAAGATGGCACCCACTATGTACAAAACGGTGAACACTATATCCGCATTAATTTTGGCACGCCGAAAGCGCTTATTGAACAAGCGATGGCTCGTCTGGAAGACTTTGTCCAAAGGCACAGCGCGTAG
- the malX gene encoding maltose/glucose-specific PTS transporter subunit IIBC, whose protein sequence is MSDTKSFKSRLWEFFQSLGKTFMFPVSLLAFMGLLLGVGSSITSPSTIKSFPFLGNELVQLTFGFVATVGGFAFTYLPIMFAMAIPLGLAKRNKAIGAFSGFVGYMIMNLSINYYLMSSHQLADAAHMKQAGQAMVLGIQSLEMGVLGGIVVGVITYFLHERFQDTQLHDAFAFFSGIRFVPIITALTLSIVGLIIPFLWEYVAIGITAIGRLIQSTNVFGPFLYGVGVLLLKPFGLHHILLAMVRFTPAGGTEFVGGQEISGALNIFYAELKAGLPFSPHVTAFLSQGFMPTFIFGLPAVAYAIYRTAKPENRPIIKGLLLSGVLVSVVTGISEPIEFLFLFIAPFLYVFHVIMSGLALMVMALLGVTIGNTDGGILDLLIFGIMQGTATKWYLIFPVGIIWFAVYFFVFRWYILKHDIKTPGREDDDISVAEKVEQKAKNNKGSKYDPELILSALGGKDNIDSLDNCITRLRLVVKDMALINKDILKKAGALAVVVLDNHSLQVIIGPQVQSVKTGIEALI, encoded by the coding sequence ATGTCGGACACAAAGTCTTTTAAGTCAAGGTTATGGGAATTTTTTCAAAGTCTAGGAAAGACTTTTATGTTTCCCGTTTCTTTATTAGCTTTTATGGGTTTGTTATTAGGCGTTGGAAGTTCAATTACGAGCCCCTCCACCATCAAAAGCTTTCCATTCCTAGGCAATGAATTAGTACAGCTAACGTTTGGGTTTGTTGCAACCGTCGGCGGGTTCGCTTTCACTTACTTACCGATTATGTTTGCAATGGCCATTCCATTAGGTCTTGCTAAACGTAATAAAGCTATTGGCGCATTCTCTGGTTTTGTTGGCTATATGATAATGAACCTTTCAATTAATTATTATCTTATGAGTAGCCATCAACTTGCCGACGCAGCACATATGAAACAGGCTGGACAAGCCATGGTATTAGGCATTCAGTCGCTTGAAATGGGGGTTCTCGGAGGAATTGTCGTTGGGGTTATTACCTATTTCCTACATGAACGTTTTCAAGATACGCAGCTCCATGATGCCTTTGCATTTTTTAGCGGCATCCGCTTTGTCCCTATTATTACGGCACTAACGCTCTCTATCGTTGGGCTAATTATTCCATTTTTGTGGGAATATGTTGCCATCGGCATCACTGCCATTGGGCGATTAATTCAGAGCACTAACGTCTTTGGCCCTTTTTTATATGGCGTCGGAGTTCTATTATTAAAGCCTTTTGGTTTACACCATATATTATTAGCAATGGTAAGATTCACACCGGCAGGTGGTACTGAATTTGTTGGCGGACAAGAAATATCAGGTGCCCTTAATATTTTCTATGCTGAACTAAAGGCCGGTTTGCCCTTTAGTCCACACGTGACAGCGTTTCTTTCTCAAGGCTTTATGCCAACCTTTATCTTTGGCTTACCTGCCGTTGCTTATGCTATTTATCGTACCGCAAAGCCAGAAAACCGACCAATTATAAAAGGGCTTTTGCTTTCTGGTGTTTTGGTTTCTGTCGTCACAGGAATATCAGAGCCAATTGAGTTCTTATTCCTATTTATTGCACCTTTCTTATATGTTTTCCACGTTATCATGTCGGGTTTAGCGCTGATGGTTATGGCACTGTTAGGTGTAACTATAGGGAATACTGACGGTGGAATATTAGACTTATTAATATTTGGTATCATGCAAGGCACAGCAACAAAATGGTATCTCATATTCCCAGTCGGTATTATTTGGTTTGCCGTTTATTTCTTTGTATTCCGTTGGTACATCCTCAAGCACGATATTAAAACACCAGGCAGAGAAGATGATGATATCAGCGTAGCTGAGAAAGTAGAGCAGAAAGCCAAAAACAATAAAGGTTCAAAATACGATCCTGAATTAATTCTCTCTGCGTTAGGTGGCAAGGACAATATCGACTCTTTAGATAACTGCATCACTCGCTTGCGCTTGGTGGTAAAAGATATGGCGCTTATCAACAAAGATATACTAAAGAAAGCAGGTGCACTTGCCGTCGTGGTACTCGATAACCACAGCCTACAGGTTATTATCGGGCCTCAGGTACAAAGCGTAAAAACCGGCATTGAAGCATTAATCTAG
- the guaB gene encoding IMP dehydrogenase, protein MLRIVKEALTFDDVLLVPAHSTVLPNTADLSTQLTSSIRMNIPMLSAAMDTVTEARLAIALAQEGGIGFIHKNMSIERQAEEVRRVKKHESGVVKDPQTVTPTTTLREVKELTERNGFAGYPVVTDDLELVGIITGRDVRFVTDLEQPVTAVMTPKERLVTVKEGEAREVVLQRMHEKRVEKALVVDENFHLCGMITVKDFQKAERKPNACKDEHGRLRVGAAVGAGAGNEERIAALVEAGVDVLLIDSSHGHSEGVLQRIRETRAKFPDLQIIGGNVATAAGARALAEAGVNAVKVGIGPGSICTTRIVTGVGVPQITAVSDAVEALEGTGIPVIADGGIRFSGDIAKALAAGASCVMVGGMLAGTEESPGEIELYQGRSFKSYRGMGSLGAMSKGSSDRYFQSDNAADKLVPEGIEGRVAYKGHLKAIIHQQMGGLRSCMGLTGCATIDELRTKAEFVRISGAGIQESHVHDVTITKESPNYRMGS, encoded by the coding sequence ATGCTACGTATCGTAAAAGAAGCCCTAACGTTTGATGACGTTCTCCTAGTTCCTGCCCATTCTACCGTTCTGCCAAACACTGCCGATCTTAGCACTCAGCTGACTTCATCCATTCGTATGAATATCCCAATGCTGTCTGCGGCAATGGATACCGTTACCGAAGCGCGCCTCGCGATCGCGTTGGCACAGGAAGGCGGTATTGGTTTCATCCACAAAAACATGTCTATTGAGCGTCAGGCTGAAGAAGTTCGTCGCGTCAAAAAACATGAAAGCGGCGTGGTAAAAGATCCTCAAACTGTGACGCCAACCACTACTCTGCGCGAAGTGAAAGAGCTGACCGAGCGTAATGGCTTTGCGGGTTATCCGGTTGTCACTGACGATCTGGAGCTGGTGGGTATCATCACCGGTCGTGACGTGCGTTTTGTTACCGATTTGGAGCAGCCAGTGACTGCGGTAATGACGCCGAAAGAGCGTTTGGTTACCGTGAAAGAAGGTGAGGCTCGCGAAGTTGTTCTACAGCGCATGCACGAAAAACGTGTGGAAAAAGCGCTGGTTGTTGATGAAAACTTCCACCTGTGCGGCATGATCACCGTTAAAGACTTCCAGAAAGCAGAGCGCAAGCCTAACGCATGTAAAGACGAGCATGGCCGTCTGCGCGTAGGTGCTGCGGTAGGCGCGGGTGCAGGCAACGAAGAGCGCATTGCCGCGCTGGTTGAAGCCGGCGTTGACGTACTGCTGATCGACTCTTCCCATGGCCATTCTGAAGGCGTGTTACAGCGCATTCGCGAAACTCGCGCTAAATTCCCTGACCTGCAAATTATCGGCGGCAACGTGGCTACGGCTGCGGGCGCAAGAGCATTGGCTGAAGCCGGTGTGAACGCGGTTAAAGTAGGTATCGGTCCTGGTTCTATTTGTACTACGCGTATTGTTACCGGCGTTGGTGTTCCACAGATCACCGCCGTTTCTGACGCCGTTGAAGCGCTGGAAGGTACCGGTATTCCTGTTATCGCCGATGGCGGTATCCGTTTCTCCGGTGATATCGCCAAAGCACTGGCCGCTGGCGCAAGCTGCGTCATGGTGGGTGGTATGCTGGCTGGTACCGAAGAATCTCCGGGTGAGATCGAACTGTATCAAGGCCGTTCATTCAAATCATATCGCGGTATGGGATCACTGGGCGCGATGTCTAAAGGTTCTTCTGACCGTTACTTCCAGAGCGATAACGCTGCCGACAAACTGGTTCCTGAAGGTATCGAAGGCCGCGTAGCTTACAAAGGTCACCTGAAAGCAATTATCCATCAGCAAATGGGCGGTCTGCGCTCATGCATGGGTTTGACCGGCTGTGCAACCATTGATGAACTGCGTACCAAAGCTGAGTTTGTTCGCATCAGCGGCGCAGGGATTCAAGAAAGCCACGTTCACGATGTGACCATCACCAAAGAGTCACCGAACTACCGCATGGGTTCGTAA
- the xseA gene encoding exodeoxyribonuclease VII large subunit has product MSLPSSPPIFTVSRLNQTVRQLLEMEMGQIWLSGEISNLSQPSSGHWYFTLKDDRAQVRCAMFRNSNRRVTFRPQNGQQILMRATITLYEPRGDYQLIAESMQPAGDGLLQQQFEQLKQRLQEEGLFDPAHKKPLPSPAHCVGVVTSSSGAALHDILNVLKRRDPSLPVVIYPTAVQGADAPMQIVRAIELANQRKECDVLIVGRGGGSLEDLWSFNDERVAQAIFASLIPIVSAVGHETDVTIADFVGDLRAPTPSAAAELVSRNQTELMRQMLSQQQRMEMAMDYYLARHQQRFTRLNHRLQQQHPQLRLARQHTLLIKLRRRLDEAVQTRLRLAERQQERTSQRLNQQQPSTRIQRHQQRIEQLHNRLELLVQRQLSGNRERFGALCSQLEGVSPLATLARGFSVTQPPSGGVLKSIKQVAHGDLLKTRVQDGWVESTVTSTAALPKKRSAKYNS; this is encoded by the coding sequence ATGTCACTGCCATCTTCCCCACCAATTTTTACCGTTAGCCGGTTAAATCAGACCGTCCGTCAGCTGTTAGAAATGGAAATGGGGCAGATCTGGTTATCAGGCGAAATCTCCAACTTATCTCAGCCTTCATCGGGCCATTGGTACTTCACGCTTAAAGACGATCGTGCTCAGGTTCGCTGCGCGATGTTCCGTAATAGCAACCGCCGTGTCACTTTCCGCCCGCAAAACGGGCAGCAGATTTTGATGCGTGCCACCATTACGCTGTACGAACCTCGCGGTGATTACCAACTGATTGCTGAAAGTATGCAGCCAGCCGGTGATGGTTTGCTGCAACAGCAGTTTGAGCAGTTGAAGCAACGCTTGCAGGAAGAGGGGCTGTTTGATCCTGCCCACAAAAAACCATTACCGTCGCCAGCCCACTGCGTTGGCGTTGTGACTTCATCAAGCGGTGCCGCGCTGCACGATATTCTGAACGTATTAAAACGACGGGATCCGTCTCTGCCAGTGGTCATTTATCCAACCGCGGTACAAGGCGCCGATGCACCGATGCAAATTGTGCGCGCCATTGAATTAGCCAACCAGCGTAAAGAGTGTGATGTACTGATTGTCGGCCGTGGCGGTGGCTCGCTTGAGGATTTATGGAGCTTTAACGATGAGCGCGTGGCGCAGGCTATTTTTGCCAGCCTTATCCCTATCGTCAGCGCCGTTGGTCATGAAACCGATGTCACTATCGCTGATTTCGTCGGCGATCTGCGCGCACCAACGCCGTCCGCGGCAGCAGAGTTAGTCAGCCGAAATCAAACCGAGCTCATGCGCCAAATGCTTTCACAGCAGCAGCGCATGGAAATGGCGATGGATTATTATCTCGCCCGTCATCAGCAGCGTTTTACTCGTCTGAATCATCGTTTACAGCAGCAGCACCCGCAGCTGCGTCTGGCTCGTCAGCACACATTGCTGATTAAGCTACGTCGCCGTTTGGACGAAGCCGTGCAAACACGCCTGCGCTTGGCGGAACGCCAGCAAGAGCGTACCAGCCAACGCCTTAATCAACAGCAGCCCTCTACGCGTATTCAGCGCCATCAACAGCGCATCGAGCAGCTTCACAACCGGCTGGAATTACTCGTCCAACGCCAGCTTAGCGGCAATCGTGAACGCTTTGGCGCACTGTGTTCACAGTTAGAAGGCGTTAGCCCACTCGCCACGCTGGCACGTGGGTTTAGCGTGACGCAGCCACCCAGCGGCGGTGTGCTGAAAAGCATTAAGCAGGTAGCTCATGGCGATCTGTTAAAAACCCGAGTACAAGACGGGTGGGTAGAAAGCACGGTGACTTCAACCGCAGCGCTGCCTAAAAAACGTAGTGCAAAATATAACTCATAA
- the guaA gene encoding glutamine-hydrolyzing GMP synthase produces MTHNIHKHRILILDFGSQYTQLLARRVREIGVYCELWAWDVTEEQIREFNPSGIILSGGPESTTENNSPRAPEYVFTAGVPVFGVCYGMQTMAMQLGGHVESSNEREFGYAQVEVTAHSKMFDDIKDSLTKDGTPVLDVWMSHGDKVTAIPSDFVTVASTETCPYAIMANDEKRFYGVQFHPEVTHTHQGQRMLERFILDICGCEALWTPATIIEDAVVRLREQVGEDEVILGLSGGVDSSVTALLLHRAIGKRLTCVFVDNGLLRLNEGEQVMEMFGDKFGLNIIHVKAEERFLSALSGINDPEAKRKTIGRVFVEVFDEEACKQPGVKWLAQGTIYPDVIESAASATGKAHVIKSHHNVGGLPKEMKLGLVEPLKELFKDEVRKIGLELGLPYDMLYRHPFPGPGLGVRVLGEVKKEYCDLLRRADAIFIEELHKADLYNKVSQAFTVFLPVRSVGVMGDGRKYDWVVSLRAVETIDFMTAHWAHLPYDFLGRVSNRIINEVNGISRVVYDISGKPPATIEWE; encoded by the coding sequence ATGACTCATAATATTCATAAGCATCGCATTCTGATTCTGGATTTCGGCTCCCAATACACTCAGCTTCTGGCACGCCGCGTACGTGAGATCGGCGTATATTGCGAGCTGTGGGCATGGGATGTCACCGAAGAGCAGATCCGTGAGTTCAACCCAAGCGGTATTATTCTGTCCGGTGGCCCTGAAAGCACGACTGAGAACAACAGCCCACGTGCCCCAGAATATGTCTTCACTGCCGGTGTGCCTGTTTTTGGCGTGTGCTACGGCATGCAGACCATGGCGATGCAACTGGGTGGCCATGTAGAAAGCTCAAACGAACGTGAATTTGGCTATGCGCAGGTTGAAGTGACCGCGCACAGTAAAATGTTTGACGATATCAAAGACTCTCTGACAAAAGACGGCACCCCAGTGCTGGACGTTTGGATGAGCCATGGCGATAAAGTTACCGCGATCCCTTCTGATTTCGTTACCGTTGCCAGCACTGAAACCTGCCCGTACGCTATTATGGCGAACGACGAAAAGCGTTTCTATGGCGTTCAGTTCCATCCTGAAGTGACTCATACCCATCAGGGCCAGCGCATGCTGGAGCGTTTCATTCTGGACATCTGCGGCTGTGAAGCTCTGTGGACACCAGCCACGATCATCGAAGATGCGGTAGTGCGTCTGCGTGAGCAAGTGGGCGAAGATGAAGTTATTCTGGGCCTGTCTGGCGGCGTTGACTCTTCTGTGACCGCGCTGCTGCTGCATCGTGCTATCGGTAAGCGTTTGACCTGCGTATTCGTTGATAATGGTCTGCTGCGCTTGAACGAAGGCGAGCAGGTGATGGAGATGTTCGGCGATAAATTCGGTCTGAATATCATCCACGTTAAGGCAGAAGAACGCTTCCTGAGCGCGCTTTCTGGCATTAACGATCCAGAGGCTAAACGTAAAACTATCGGCCGCGTATTCGTTGAAGTCTTTGATGAGGAAGCGTGTAAACAGCCGGGCGTTAAGTGGTTGGCACAGGGTACTATCTACCCAGACGTGATCGAGTCTGCGGCATCAGCAACTGGCAAAGCGCACGTGATTAAGTCTCACCATAACGTGGGCGGCCTGCCAAAAGAGATGAAGCTGGGTCTGGTTGAACCGCTGAAAGAACTCTTTAAAGATGAAGTGCGTAAGATCGGTCTGGAACTGGGTCTGCCATACGATATGCTGTATCGTCATCCGTTCCCTGGCCCTGGTTTAGGCGTTCGTGTGCTGGGTGAAGTGAAGAAAGAGTACTGCGATCTGCTGCGTCGTGCTGATGCTATCTTCATCGAAGAACTGCACAAAGCGGACCTGTATAACAAAGTGAGTCAGGCATTCACCGTGTTCCTGCCGGTTCGTTCCGTTGGCGTGATGGGCGATGGTCGTAAATACGATTGGGTTGTCTCTCTGCGTGCGGTAGAAACTATCGACTTCATGACCGCGCATTGGGCACATCTGCCATACGATTTCCTGGGGCGCGTTTCTAATCGCATCATCAATGAAGTTAACGGTATTTCCCGCGTGGTGTATGACATCTCCGGCAAACCACCGGCGACTATTGAGTGGGAATAA
- the der gene encoding ribosome biogenesis GTPase Der yields the protein MIPVVALVGRPNVGKSTLFNRLTHTRDALVADFPGLTRDRKYGRAEVNGNEFIIIDTGGIDGTENGVETHMAEQSLMAIEEADIVLFMVDARAGLMPADEGIAQHLRSREKATFLVANKTDGIDPDVAIGDFYSLGFGEVYPIAASHGRGVAQLIEEALIPFVDAPEPERELTEEEANAAYWAELEADEADEMAEEEEDDFNPQDLPIKIAIVGRPNVGKSTLTNRILGEDRVVVYDMPGTTRDSIYIPMVRDEREYVLIDTAGVRKRGKVTDTVEKFSVIKTLQAIEDSNVALLVIDAREGISDQDLSLLGFILNSGRSLVIVVNKWDGLSEDVKTQVKEMLDLRLGFVDFARIHFISALHGSGVGNLFESIQEAYDCATRRVSTSLLTRIMNMAQEDHQPPLVRGRRVKLKYAHAGGYNPPIVVIHGNQVKDLADSYKRYLMNYFRRSLKVMGTPIRIQFKEGDNPYAGKRNMLNPTQLRKRKRLLAHIKKSK from the coding sequence ATGATACCTGTCGTCGCGCTGGTCGGGCGCCCGAATGTGGGTAAATCCACCTTATTTAACCGCTTAACGCACACTCGTGATGCGTTGGTTGCGGATTTCCCAGGGTTGACCCGTGACCGTAAATACGGCCGTGCTGAAGTTAATGGGAATGAATTCATTATCATCGACACCGGTGGTATTGATGGCACTGAAAATGGCGTTGAAACGCATATGGCCGAACAATCGTTAATGGCGATTGAAGAAGCGGATATCGTGCTGTTTATGGTTGATGCTCGTGCGGGTTTAATGCCTGCCGATGAAGGCATTGCCCAGCACCTGCGTAGCCGTGAAAAAGCCACTTTCTTGGTTGCTAACAAAACTGATGGTATCGATCCTGACGTTGCCATCGGCGATTTTTACTCATTAGGCTTTGGCGAAGTTTACCCAATTGCCGCCTCCCATGGCCGTGGCGTGGCTCAGCTGATTGAAGAAGCGCTGATCCCCTTCGTTGATGCGCCAGAGCCTGAGCGTGAGCTGACGGAAGAAGAAGCTAACGCAGCCTACTGGGCTGAGCTTGAAGCGGATGAAGCCGATGAGATGGCTGAAGAGGAAGAAGATGATTTTAATCCTCAAGATCTGCCTATCAAGATTGCTATCGTTGGGCGTCCGAACGTCGGTAAGTCCACACTAACCAACCGCATTCTGGGCGAAGATCGTGTTGTGGTTTACGACATGCCGGGAACAACGCGTGACAGCATTTATATCCCAATGGTACGTGATGAGCGCGAATACGTGCTGATTGATACCGCTGGGGTGCGTAAGCGTGGGAAAGTGACCGATACGGTTGAGAAATTCTCCGTCATCAAAACGTTGCAGGCGATTGAAGACTCTAACGTTGCGTTGCTGGTGATTGACGCTCGTGAAGGTATTTCAGACCAAGACTTGTCGCTATTAGGCTTTATCCTGAATAGTGGGCGCTCACTGGTCATTGTGGTCAACAAGTGGGATGGCCTGTCTGAAGACGTCAAAACTCAGGTTAAAGAGATGCTGGATCTGCGTTTAGGCTTTGTAGACTTTGCGCGAATTCACTTTATCTCTGCATTACACGGCAGCGGTGTGGGCAATCTGTTTGAATCCATTCAAGAAGCCTATGACTGTGCAACTCGCCGCGTAAGTACATCCTTACTAACGCGTATCATGAACATGGCGCAGGAAGACCATCAGCCGCCGTTAGTTCGTGGTCGTCGTGTAAAACTGAAATATGCCCATGCCGGTGGTTATAACCCGCCGATTGTGGTGATCCACGGTAATCAGGTGAAAGACCTTGCGGATTCTTACAAGCGCTACCTGATGAACTACTTCCGTCGCTCGCTTAAAGTGATGGGGACACCTATTCGCATTCAGTTTAAAGAAGGCGACAACCCGTATGCGGGTAAACGTAACATGCTGAATCCAACTCAGCTGCGTAAACGTAAACGTCTGCTTGCTCATATTAAAAAGAGCAAATAA
- a CDS encoding zinc ribbon domain-containing protein has product MDVFCPKCQHEMEWQQGDYYCPHCQQTYQQHADCPDCGKSLQELKACGAVDYFCPNGHGMISKKRVVFSYVVKE; this is encoded by the coding sequence ATGGATGTGTTTTGTCCGAAGTGTCAGCATGAAATGGAGTGGCAGCAGGGTGATTATTATTGCCCGCATTGTCAGCAAACTTACCAGCAACATGCCGATTGCCCAGATTGCGGCAAGTCCCTTCAGGAATTAAAAGCCTGTGGTGCCGTTGATTATTTTTGTCCGAACGGCCATGGAATGATTTCTAAAAAGCGCGTGGTGTTTAGCTACGTGGTTAAAGAGTAA